The Lentzea guizhouensis genome contains a region encoding:
- a CDS encoding non-ribosomal peptide synthetase, protein MAESSMELMADRDVLLSTARIASVRRRAGEYPQRTVAVAAAVALNHWANPGTRAEGVDLTPATLFGDLLVWADKGEDAGRWNVTERPGGWVISLPEGVAVDEAQRVLDDLAEFPNRAIGTMTAQTLDERLAQLARWNDNDFPRDRPSIVELFRAQAAERPDAVAINDGDRAFTYGQVLAHSNQLARHLLDRGVQPEQVVGISLDRSAEMVVGLLAVLQAGGAFVPLDPQWPAARRESVVTDARVVLLLGSGQEGEPEAVRVSLDDWDFSGYPADPTDVTILGPQLAYVMFTSGSTGRPKGAMIRHEAISERLLWQVHQILHFGHSDASLFKAPLSFDISINEIFLPLVCGGRTVVVRSGGERDPHHLLQTIDRHRVTFVYLVSSMLDVLLTIAGDGELDSLRHVWCGGEVLTPELYERFRTQLDIPMYHGYGPAEATIGVSHVIYRGEAERLSTSIGKANPNTDLYVLDDELRPCPVGVGGELYLGGFLLGRGYVNAPGLTASRFVANPFGTDGSRLYRTGDLARFAADGSLDFLGRVDNQVKIRGMRLELEDVEVALAEHPQVRHTCVVVKKNSAGGNYLVGYVIPAVEGLSADAVKQWAIEHMVEYMVPAHIVVMSEFPLTPNGKLDRRALPDPVVETGPVTAAANDDEAVICAAVASVLGLDAVGADQDFFELGGDSILAISLLSALRARGVFVTATQIFVNRTPRALAAVATREGGAVVDHDDVPVGPVAGLPIVQWLGETTDAVDGFVQSVVLNTPAGLTASALTQILDAVVDRHDMLRAKLVRGTRWSFDIPETGAALWEESGAELEECVAAATEGLNPDAGIMLRAVWRSAARQLVIVIHHVVVDGVSWRILFDDLALAWRQVSSGEPVELPPVGTSFRRWTQLLEQADFSADLEHYRQPLPGVDALLGRRELTDDDVVAVEQVRTVTVGSAATAALLGDVPALFHAKVNDVLLTGLAVALARWRRDNGQDQTFAHVELEGHGREGRFVPLDPDLSRTVGWFTTLFPVVVDPGTVDDLPAAVKRVKEDLARVPSGGVSYGALRYLGDHELGGPRPQVLFNYLGRFAGGASGDWQLAENAGQLGEKRDPEMRLPRALEFNASAEPGADGELELVTVISWPAGVFTDADVERIGGYFTETLEALAALTEGGHSPGDFGLLPLSQADVDAVDSPALRDVLPMTPLQEGLYFHSIFDDESSHRYVEQQLLTLTGAVDASRLEAAAARVLELFPNLAARFVGLPDGRVVSVLESGVRPEFSTVDGQGMTGEEIAAFAERDRVAGFDLARGPLMRFTLIRTAPGRYVLVQTVHHIIADGWSVPPMLRALLAEYEAPGSVHVRGSYADYVRWLVTSDAAESDRVWAAELAGLPGPSFVAEGHTPSERFDDVVLDAPDGLDESVRAAGVSLSVAVHSAWGVTLGALLGRTDVVFGSTVSGRDADVPGIADMVGLFINTIPVRTRWSTGSSAADLLASVREHQTAVLPHQHVSLTRIGRQAEHGSAFDTLVVFDVATDVTALSGPFTIAEVVNEGAPHYPLTLVVERGHDGSLRFNLIYDTTVVRSAGAERLLQAFAETLSSLLAGSLVTPVLTQDRAAAPVGPATLAELFDVAAQRDPSARAVTMCHLDGSSEGLTYRMLADTKNRLARSLVNAGVGPHERVAVAIPRSLPQVISLVAIVSAGGAYVPLDLAYPDERLEYVLADSAPQVVLVEREHRERFERLLAAAGVSARVLVYGEEVPGDGALPSFDWGNPAYVIYTSGSTGKPKGVVVSHRNVVALLANTQPDMDFGPSDVWTQFHSYSFDFAVWELWGALVHGGELLVPDHGLTRSPVDFHRLVRARGVTVLNQTPSAFYQFIEADRLSEPLPALRRVIFGGEALDLSRLRGWVERYGTERPELVNMYGITETTVHVTHRVLDAADFAAGDVSPIGGPIPGLRTYLLDSALRPVAPGQVGAIYVAGDQLSLGYLNRPGLTSTRFVADPFGGGRMYNTGDLARRNLDGELEFVGRADDQVQLKGFRIELGEVEAAVRAVPGVVDIAVTVASSADHLVAHVVGTPSADVAEFLSSKLPVHMVPQRVLLLDALPLTVNGKLDRKALEERAQAEDVPAVAAGETPALESLVAIFADVLPGAAVDADTDFFVAGGDSIIAIGLVNRARAAGFSLSPRDLFLHKTPRLLASHAGTPHQLLSDESSPRGVETAVDGPVVPTPIVLRQRELGGELKRFAQARQLQVPDGVELEDIGRAAVAVIAAHPALRMRLAIEHGVWALHVEPHRDANIMLVDGDDPAEGVRQAVMWLKPEAGDMVQFAWLESTRTLVVAVHHLAVDAVSWMILLDDINAALRGEDLAPATTPFATYAAELTLTAQANTDLPRWIDALDAPPLTSQVGDVREVTVNLAADITGRVVHTAPTALGLGLTELLAGALRTALTEIQGTPTDLTIELERHGRVPVREHHDYTRTVGWFTSIAPVKLSAHTDPVEAARELTNMQPDEQQHVQYGQHRYLNPQTAPVLAALPRPQVLFNYLGRGSESQALHVDAGRQPSPYAVEVNTWVDTTTGSLRATFALSQDVSDEIAARWLLALERIADASTTARRTAPVSPLQRGLYFQAELAQSAGHYVAQSCFTFRHRLDSGALQKAMAHVIAKHPVVGAGFEDEDGEPVQVLAPGRQVEVRTVDVLNQDAVESLRTEDRGTGFDLENPPLVRLTVLRLPDGRDALLFSYHLLLWDGWSREIVLRDLFDAYRAFVHNEPVDSSPATPSFESYTRALQAKDAQAAHRFWAGYLADLPGATLLSDGSTSDSLPTKIVRTLDVETSERVRDAARRHGVTLNSVVTGALGLLLGSETGRGDAVFGVTVSGREEEGTDGIVGVLLNTVPMRVSAQPHDTAATFLRNVQSRRVDAMDHEHVGLGEIQRASGQDQLFDNLFVLQNFLDDSTFDEFNRTNGIIEHESEDSTHYPFTWVVTPGRQLTVKLEYRPEVTDPARAQRLFDEYLRIIDELAQADGPVGAVRGTGPQPELQPANDFGNQTVVDLFDVAADRNPDRIALVSHGNKMTFAELRDRSRHLAGVLSQRGIGVETSVAIAVPRSLDWVVALFGILRCGAAYVPLELDHPDERIAAIVEDAQPALIITTSAVAPRLNGNLFTLDEPWPAAEPVITFAPDDPDRLKHAAYTIYTSGSTGKPKGVVTEYAGLTNMLVNHQRRIFEPVLAEHGHRMFRIAHTVSFAFDMSWEELLWLADGHEVHICDEELRRDATGLVEYCLEHEVDVINVTPTYAQQLVAEGLLNGEHHKPALVLLGGEAVTPTLWQLLADTPGTVGYNLYGPTEYTINTLGVGTFDCVDPVVGVAIDNTDVYVLDPWLRHVPDGVAGELYVSGVGIARGYLGQPGQSAERFVACPWVPGERMYRTGDLVIRRPDGNLLYLGRTDKQVKIRGHRVELGEVEARFAAHPDVRFVAAVAQSDPQVDGAYRLAAYLVLTDGADIPSVAAAVGAGLPDYLRPSHYAQVDAIPLTVNGKADTSALPEARPLGTLMTKVEQRELTETETLVREMFAEALDLDEDEVGMASGFTDLGGHSMLAVRLAGLLRREFGPIITIRDLLALSTPEAIAQHLDEH, encoded by the coding sequence ATGGCTGAGTCGTCGATGGAACTGATGGCCGACCGTGACGTACTTCTTTCGACCGCCCGGATTGCCTCCGTTCGGCGCCGTGCCGGTGAGTACCCGCAGCGGACCGTCGCCGTCGCCGCAGCCGTCGCGCTGAACCACTGGGCGAACCCCGGTACTCGGGCCGAGGGCGTGGACCTCACCCCCGCCACCCTCTTCGGCGATCTTCTCGTGTGGGCGGACAAGGGAGAAGACGCCGGAAGGTGGAACGTCACCGAGCGTCCCGGCGGCTGGGTGATCTCGCTGCCGGAGGGCGTGGCGGTCGACGAGGCCCAGCGGGTGCTGGACGACCTGGCCGAGTTCCCCAACCGGGCGATCGGCACGATGACCGCGCAGACCCTCGACGAACGCCTCGCGCAGCTCGCCCGGTGGAACGACAACGACTTCCCGCGCGACCGGCCGAGCATCGTGGAACTGTTCCGCGCGCAGGCCGCCGAACGCCCCGACGCCGTCGCGATCAACGACGGCGACCGCGCGTTCACCTACGGCCAGGTGCTGGCGCACTCCAACCAGCTGGCCCGGCACCTGCTCGACCGCGGTGTGCAGCCGGAACAGGTCGTCGGCATCTCGCTGGACCGCTCGGCCGAGATGGTCGTCGGCCTGCTCGCCGTGCTGCAGGCCGGTGGCGCGTTCGTGCCGCTGGACCCGCAGTGGCCGGCCGCCCGGCGCGAGTCGGTGGTCACCGACGCCCGGGTCGTCCTCCTGCTCGGCTCCGGCCAGGAGGGCGAGCCGGAGGCGGTTCGCGTGTCGCTCGACGACTGGGACTTCTCGGGCTACCCGGCCGACCCCACCGACGTCACGATCCTCGGCCCGCAGCTCGCGTACGTGATGTTCACGTCCGGCTCCACCGGTCGCCCCAAGGGCGCGATGATCCGGCACGAGGCCATCAGCGAGCGGCTGCTGTGGCAGGTGCACCAGATCCTCCACTTCGGACACTCCGACGCGTCGCTGTTCAAGGCGCCGCTGTCGTTCGACATCTCGATCAACGAGATCTTCCTGCCGCTGGTGTGCGGCGGGCGGACCGTCGTGGTGCGCTCCGGCGGCGAGCGCGACCCGCACCACCTGCTGCAGACGATCGACCGGCACCGGGTGACGTTCGTGTACCTGGTGTCGTCGATGCTGGACGTGCTGCTGACCATCGCGGGCGACGGCGAGCTGGACAGCCTGCGGCACGTGTGGTGCGGCGGCGAGGTTCTCACCCCCGAGCTGTACGAGCGGTTCCGCACCCAGCTCGACATCCCGATGTACCACGGCTACGGGCCCGCCGAAGCCACGATCGGCGTCTCGCACGTGATCTACCGCGGCGAGGCCGAGCGGCTGTCCACGTCGATCGGCAAGGCCAACCCGAACACCGACCTGTACGTGCTGGACGACGAGCTGCGGCCGTGCCCGGTCGGCGTAGGAGGCGAGCTCTACCTCGGCGGGTTCCTGCTGGGCCGCGGTTACGTCAACGCGCCGGGGCTGACCGCCTCCCGGTTCGTGGCGAACCCGTTCGGCACCGACGGCTCGCGGCTGTACCGGACCGGTGACCTGGCGCGCTTCGCCGCCGACGGGTCGCTCGACTTCCTCGGTCGCGTCGACAACCAGGTCAAGATCCGCGGCATGCGGCTGGAGCTGGAGGACGTCGAGGTCGCGCTCGCCGAACACCCGCAGGTCCGGCACACGTGCGTCGTGGTGAAGAAGAACTCTGCGGGCGGCAACTACCTCGTCGGGTACGTGATCCCGGCCGTGGAGGGCCTGTCGGCCGACGCGGTGAAGCAGTGGGCGATCGAGCACATGGTCGAGTACATGGTGCCGGCCCACATCGTCGTGATGAGCGAGTTCCCGTTGACCCCCAACGGGAAGCTCGACCGGCGCGCGCTGCCGGACCCCGTGGTCGAGACCGGCCCGGTGACCGCGGCCGCGAACGACGACGAGGCCGTGATCTGCGCGGCGGTGGCGTCGGTGCTGGGGCTCGACGCCGTGGGCGCCGACCAGGACTTCTTCGAGCTCGGCGGCGACAGCATCCTCGCGATCTCACTGCTGAGCGCGCTGCGGGCGCGGGGTGTGTTCGTCACGGCCACCCAGATCTTCGTCAACCGCACGCCGCGCGCGTTGGCCGCCGTCGCCACGCGTGAGGGTGGCGCGGTGGTCGACCACGACGACGTTCCGGTCGGCCCGGTGGCGGGTCTGCCGATCGTGCAGTGGCTCGGCGAGACCACGGACGCGGTCGACGGGTTCGTGCAGTCGGTCGTGCTCAACACCCCGGCTGGGCTGACCGCGTCCGCGCTGACGCAGATCCTCGACGCGGTCGTCGACCGGCACGACATGTTGCGCGCCAAGCTGGTGCGCGGCACGCGGTGGTCGTTCGACATCCCGGAGACCGGTGCGGCGCTGTGGGAGGAGAGCGGCGCCGAGCTGGAGGAGTGCGTGGCCGCGGCGACCGAGGGGCTGAACCCGGACGCCGGGATCATGCTGCGGGCGGTGTGGCGTTCCGCCGCCCGCCAGCTGGTGATCGTGATCCACCACGTCGTCGTCGACGGGGTGTCGTGGCGGATCCTGTTCGACGACCTGGCGCTGGCGTGGCGGCAGGTGTCGTCCGGGGAGCCGGTCGAGCTGCCGCCGGTCGGGACGTCGTTCCGGCGCTGGACGCAGCTGCTGGAGCAGGCGGACTTCTCGGCGGACCTGGAGCACTACCGGCAGCCGCTGCCGGGCGTGGACGCGTTGCTCGGCCGGCGTGAGCTGACCGATGACGACGTTGTTGCCGTTGAGCAGGTCCGGACGGTCACGGTCGGTTCGGCGGCGACCGCCGCGCTGCTGGGTGACGTGCCGGCGTTGTTCCACGCCAAGGTGAACGACGTGCTGCTGACCGGTCTCGCGGTCGCGCTCGCCCGGTGGCGCCGGGACAACGGCCAGGACCAGACGTTCGCGCACGTCGAGCTGGAGGGCCACGGCCGCGAGGGCCGGTTCGTGCCGCTCGACCCGGACCTGTCGCGCACGGTCGGCTGGTTCACGACGCTGTTCCCGGTGGTGGTCGACCCCGGCACGGTCGACGACCTGCCCGCCGCGGTGAAGCGGGTCAAGGAAGACCTCGCTCGGGTGCCGAGCGGCGGTGTCTCCTACGGCGCGCTGAGGTACCTGGGCGACCACGAGCTCGGTGGCCCGCGGCCGCAGGTGCTGTTCAACTACCTCGGCCGGTTCGCCGGTGGCGCGAGCGGTGACTGGCAGCTGGCGGAGAACGCCGGTCAGCTGGGCGAGAAGCGCGATCCGGAGATGCGGCTGCCGCGCGCGTTGGAGTTCAACGCCAGCGCCGAACCGGGTGCGGACGGCGAGCTGGAGCTCGTCACCGTGATCTCGTGGCCTGCCGGGGTGTTCACCGACGCCGACGTGGAGCGGATCGGCGGGTACTTCACCGAGACGTTGGAAGCGCTGGCCGCGTTGACCGAGGGCGGCCACTCCCCCGGCGACTTCGGCCTGCTGCCGCTGAGCCAGGCGGACGTCGACGCGGTGGACAGCCCGGCGTTGCGCGACGTCCTGCCGATGACGCCGTTGCAGGAGGGCCTGTACTTCCACTCGATCTTCGACGACGAGTCGTCGCACCGGTACGTCGAGCAGCAGCTGCTGACGTTGACCGGCGCGGTGGACGCCTCCCGGCTGGAGGCCGCCGCCGCACGGGTGCTGGAGCTGTTCCCGAACCTCGCCGCGCGGTTCGTCGGGCTGCCCGACGGCAGGGTGGTGTCGGTGCTGGAGTCCGGCGTGCGGCCGGAGTTCTCCACTGTGGACGGTCAGGGGATGACCGGCGAGGAGATCGCGGCCTTCGCCGAACGGGACCGGGTGGCCGGGTTCGACCTCGCCCGCGGGCCGTTGATGCGGTTCACGCTGATCCGCACCGCGCCGGGCCGGTACGTGCTGGTGCAGACGGTGCACCACATCATCGCCGACGGCTGGTCGGTGCCACCGATGCTGCGCGCGCTGCTCGCCGAGTACGAGGCGCCGGGGTCGGTGCACGTGCGGGGCAGCTACGCCGACTACGTGCGCTGGCTGGTCACGAGTGACGCGGCCGAGAGCGACCGGGTGTGGGCGGCTGAGCTGGCCGGGCTGCCGGGGCCGTCGTTCGTGGCCGAGGGGCACACGCCGTCCGAGCGGTTCGACGACGTGGTGCTCGACGCCCCCGACGGCCTGGACGAGTCGGTGCGGGCGGCCGGGGTGTCGCTGAGCGTCGCGGTGCACAGCGCGTGGGGTGTGACGCTGGGTGCCTTGCTGGGCCGCACCGATGTCGTGTTCGGGTCCACTGTGTCCGGCCGGGACGCGGACGTGCCGGGGATCGCCGACATGGTCGGGCTGTTCATCAACACCATTCCGGTGCGGACCCGGTGGAGCACCGGGTCGTCTGCTGCTGATCTGCTGGCGTCGGTGCGGGAGCACCAGACCGCGGTGCTGCCGCACCAGCACGTGTCGCTGACCCGGATCGGGCGGCAGGCCGAGCACGGGTCGGCGTTCGACACGCTCGTGGTGTTCGACGTGGCGACCGACGTCACGGCCTTGAGCGGTCCGTTCACGATCGCCGAGGTCGTCAACGAGGGCGCGCCGCACTACCCGCTGACGCTGGTCGTCGAGCGCGGCCACGACGGTTCGTTGCGGTTCAACCTGATCTACGACACGACGGTGGTCCGGTCGGCGGGTGCCGAGCGGTTGCTGCAGGCGTTCGCCGAGACGCTGTCCTCGCTGCTGGCCGGGTCGCTGGTCACGCCGGTGCTGACGCAGGACCGTGCCGCTGCTCCGGTGGGGCCCGCCACGCTGGCCGAGCTGTTCGACGTTGCGGCGCAACGTGATCCGTCGGCGCGCGCGGTGACGATGTGCCACCTCGACGGCAGCTCCGAGGGCTTGACGTACAGGATGCTGGCCGACACCAAGAACCGGCTGGCACGGTCGCTCGTCAACGCGGGCGTCGGTCCGCACGAGCGGGTCGCCGTCGCGATTCCGCGGTCGTTGCCGCAGGTGATCTCGCTGGTGGCGATCGTGTCGGCCGGTGGCGCGTACGTGCCGCTGGACCTCGCCTACCCCGATGAGCGCCTGGAGTACGTGCTCGCCGACTCCGCGCCGCAGGTCGTGCTGGTGGAGCGGGAGCACCGGGAGCGGTTCGAACGCTTGCTGGCCGCTGCCGGTGTCTCCGCGCGGGTCCTCGTCTACGGCGAGGAGGTGCCCGGCGACGGCGCGTTGCCGTCGTTCGACTGGGGCAACCCGGCGTACGTGATCTACACGTCCGGGTCGACCGGCAAGCCCAAGGGCGTCGTCGTGTCGCACCGCAACGTGGTGGCGCTGCTCGCGAACACCCAGCCGGACATGGACTTCGGTCCTTCCGACGTGTGGACGCAGTTCCACTCGTACTCGTTCGACTTCGCGGTCTGGGAGCTGTGGGGCGCGTTGGTCCACGGCGGCGAGCTGCTCGTCCCCGACCACGGCCTGACCCGTTCACCGGTCGACTTCCACCGGCTGGTCCGCGCGCGTGGCGTGACCGTGCTCAACCAGACGCCGTCGGCGTTCTACCAGTTCATCGAGGCGGACCGGCTGTCGGAGCCGCTGCCGGCGTTGCGCCGCGTGATCTTCGGCGGCGAGGCGCTGGACCTGTCCCGGCTGCGCGGCTGGGTCGAGCGGTACGGCACCGAGCGGCCCGAGCTGGTCAACATGTACGGCATCACCGAGACGACCGTGCACGTCACGCACCGGGTGCTGGACGCCGCGGATTTCGCCGCCGGTGACGTGAGTCCGATCGGTGGCCCGATCCCCGGCCTGCGCACGTACCTGCTCGACTCCGCGCTGCGCCCGGTTGCTCCGGGTCAGGTGGGCGCGATCTACGTGGCCGGCGACCAGCTGTCGCTCGGCTACCTCAACCGTCCTGGTTTGACCTCGACCCGGTTCGTCGCCGATCCGTTCGGTGGCGGGCGGATGTACAACACCGGTGACCTGGCGCGGCGAAACCTCGACGGTGAGCTGGAGTTCGTCGGCCGCGCCGACGACCAGGTGCAGCTCAAGGGGTTCCGGATCGAGCTGGGCGAGGTCGAGGCGGCGGTTCGCGCTGTTCCCGGCGTGGTCGACATCGCGGTGACGGTGGCTTCCTCCGCTGACCACCTGGTCGCGCACGTGGTCGGCACGCCTTCTGCCGATGTGGCTGAGTTCTTGAGCTCGAAGCTGCCGGTGCACATGGTGCCGCAGCGGGTGCTGTTGCTGGATGCGCTGCCACTGACGGTGAACGGCAAGCTGGACCGCAAGGCCCTGGAGGAGCGGGCCCAGGCCGAGGACGTCCCGGCGGTCGCTGCCGGGGAGACCCCGGCGCTGGAGTCCCTGGTCGCGATCTTCGCCGACGTCCTGCCGGGTGCTGCCGTGGACGCCGACACCGACTTCTTCGTCGCGGGCGGCGACAGCATCATCGCGATCGGCCTGGTCAACCGCGCCCGCGCCGCGGGCTTCTCCCTCAGCCCTCGCGACCTCTTCCTCCACAAAACCCCCCGCCTCCTCGCTTCCCACGCGGGGACCCCGCATCAGCTCCTGTCGGACGAAAGCTCCCCGCGTGGCGTTGAAACGGCGGTGGACGGGCCGGTCGTGCCGACGCCGATCGTGCTGCGGCAGCGGGAGCTGGGCGGGGAGCTGAAGCGGTTCGCGCAGGCCAGGCAGCTGCAGGTACCGGACGGTGTCGAGCTGGAGGACATCGGCCGGGCGGCCGTCGCCGTCATCGCGGCGCACCCGGCGTTGCGCATGCGCCTGGCCATTGAGCACGGGGTCTGGGCGCTGCACGTCGAACCGCACCGGGACGCCAACATCATGCTCGTGGACGGGGACGACCCGGCGGAGGGAGTCCGCCAGGCGGTCATGTGGCTGAAGCCCGAGGCCGGCGACATGGTCCAGTTCGCGTGGCTGGAGTCCACCCGAACCCTCGTCGTCGCCGTCCACCACCTGGCCGTGGACGCGGTCTCCTGGATGATCCTCCTCGACGACATCAACGCAGCCCTCCGCGGCGAGGACCTGGCTCCGGCCACCACGCCGTTCGCCACCTACGCGGCCGAGCTCACCCTGACCGCCCAGGCGAACACCGACCTCCCCCGCTGGATCGACGCGCTCGACGCCCCGCCGCTCACCTCGCAGGTCGGCGACGTCCGCGAGGTGACCGTCAACCTCGCCGCCGACATCACCGGCCGCGTCGTCCACACCGCCCCGACCGCACTCGGCCTGGGCCTGACCGAACTGCTGGCCGGTGCCCTGCGCACCGCCCTCACCGAGATCCAAGGCACCCCCACGGACCTCACCATCGAGCTCGAACGCCACGGTCGCGTGCCGGTCCGCGAGCACCACGACTACACGCGCACGGTCGGCTGGTTCACCTCGATCGCGCCCGTCAAGCTGAGCGCGCACACCGACCCCGTCGAGGCCGCACGCGAGCTGACGAACATGCAGCCCGACGAGCAGCAGCACGTGCAGTACGGCCAACACCGGTACCTCAACCCGCAGACCGCGCCCGTGCTCGCCGCGTTGCCCCGCCCGCAAGTGCTGTTCAACTACCTCGGGCGCGGCAGCGAGTCGCAGGCCCTGCACGTCGACGCGGGCCGGCAGCCCAGCCCGTACGCGGTCGAGGTCAACACCTGGGTCGACACCACGACGGGCAGTCTGCGGGCCACGTTCGCGCTGTCCCAGGACGTGTCGGACGAGATCGCGGCACGCTGGCTGCTCGCGCTCGAACGGATCGCGGACGCCTCGACCACCGCTCGCCGGACCGCGCCGGTGTCGCCGTTGCAGCGCGGGCTGTACTTCCAGGCCGAGCTCGCCCAGAGCGCCGGGCACTACGTCGCGCAGAGCTGCTTCACGTTCCGGCACCGCCTCGACTCCGGCGCGCTGCAGAAGGCGATGGCGCACGTCATCGCCAAGCACCCGGTGGTGGGCGCCGGGTTCGAGGACGAGGACGGCGAACCCGTGCAGGTCCTCGCACCGGGCCGCCAGGTCGAGGTCCGCACGGTCGACGTGCTCAACCAGGACGCCGTGGAGTCGTTGCGCACGGAGGACCGCGGCACCGGCTTCGACCTCGAGAACCCGCCGCTGGTCCGGCTGACCGTGCTGCGGCTGCCGGACGGCAGGGACGCGTTGCTGTTCAGCTACCACCTGCTGCTGTGGGACGGCTGGTCGCGCGAGATCGTGTTGCGCGACCTGTTCGACGCTTACCGGGCGTTCGTGCACAACGAACCGGTCGACTCCTCCCCCGCCACGCCGAGCTTCGAGAGCTACACCCGTGCGCTCCAGGCGAAGGACGCGCAGGCGGCGCACCGGTTCTGGGCCGGCTACCTCGCCGACCTGCCCGGCGCCACGCTGCTGAGCGACGGGTCCACTTCGGACTCGCTGCCCACGAAGATCGTGCGGACGCTGGACGTCGAGACCTCGGAACGCGTCCGGGACGCGGCCCGCAGGCACGGCGTGACGCTCAACAGCGTCGTCACCGGCGCGCTGGGACTGCTGCTCGGCAGCGAGACCGGCCGCGGCGACGCGGTGTTCGGCGTGACCGTGTCCGGCCGCGAAGAAGAAGGCACCGACGGGATCGTCGGCGTGCTGCTCAACACCGTGCCGATGCGGGTGTCCGCGCAACCGCACGACACGGCCGCCACCTTCCTGCGGAACGTCCAGTCCCGCCGGGTCGACGCCATGGACCACGAACACGTCGGGCTCGGTGAGATCCAGCGCGCCAGCGGCCAGGACCAGCTGTTCGACAACCTGTTCGTGCTGCAGAACTTCCTGGACGACAGCACGTTCGACGAGTTCAACAGGACGAACGGCATCATCGAGCACGAGTCGGAGGACTCGACGCACTACCCGTTCACCTGGGTCGTGACGCCGGGCAGGCAGCTCACCGTGAAGCTGGAGTACCGGCCGGAGGTCACCGATCCCGCGCGGGCACAGCGGTTGTTCGACGAGTACCTGCGGATCATCGACGAGCTGGCCCAGGCGGACGGCCCGGTCGGTGCGGTCCGCGGCACCGGTCCGCAGCCGGAGCTGCAGCCCGCCAACGACTTCGGCAACCAGACCGTCGTCGACCTGTTCGACGTCGCGGCCGACCGCAACCCGGACCGGATCGCGTTGGTCTCGCACGGGAACAAGATGACGTTCGCCGAACTGCGGGACCGCAGCCGTCACCTCGCAGGCGTGCTCTCCCAGCGGGGCATCGGCGTCGAGACGTCGGTCGCCATCGCGGTGCCGAGGTCACTGGACTGGGTCGTCGCGCTGTTCGGTATCCTGCGCTGCGGCGCGGCCTACGTGCCGCTGGAGCTGGACCACCCGGACGAGCGGATCGCCGCGATCGTCGAGGACGCGCAGCCGGCGTTGATCATCACGACCAGCGCGGTCGCACCACGGCTGAACGGCAACCTGTTCACGCTCGACGAGCCGTGGCCCGCCGCCGAACCGGTCATCACGTTCGCGCCGGACGACCCCGACCGGCTCAAGCACGCGGCCTACACGATCTACACCTCGGGGTCGACCGGCAAGCCCAAGGGCGTGGTCACCGAGTACGCGGGCCTGACCAACATGCTCGTCAACCACCAGCGGCGAATCTTCGAGCCGGTGCTGGCCGAGCACGGGCACCGGATGTTCCGGATCGCGCACACCGTGTCGTTCGCGTTCGACATGTCGTGGGAGGAGCTGCTCTGGCTCGCCGACGGCCACGAGGTGCACATCTGCGACGAGGAGCTGCGCCGCGACGCGACCGGGCTGGTGGAGTACTGCCTGGAGCACGAGGTCGACGTCATCAACGTGACGCCCACCTACGCGCAGCAGCTGGTGGCCGAGGGGCTGCTGAACGGTGAGCACCACAAGCCCGCGCTGGTGCTGCTCGGTGGTGAGGCCGTGACGCCGACGTTGTGGCAGCTGCTCGCGGACACCCCCGGCACGGTCGGCTACAACCTCTACGGGCCCACCGAGTACACGATCAACACCCTCGGCGTCGGCACGTTCGACTGCGTCGACCCGGTGGTCGGCGTGGCGATCGACAACACCGACGTCTACGTGCTCGACCCGTGGCTGCGGCACGTCCCGGACGGTGTCGCCGGTGAGCTGTACGTGTCGGGTGTCGGCATCGCGCGCGGCTACCTCGGCCAGCCGGGGCAGTCGGCGGAACGGTTCGTGGCCTGTCCGTGGGTGCCGGGTGAGCGCATGTACCGCACCGGCGACCTGGTGATCCGGCGCCCCGACGGCAACCTGCTCTACCTGGGCCGCACCGACAAGCAGGTCAAGATCCGCGGTCACCGCGTCGAGCTCGGCGAGGTCGAGGCCCGGTTCGCCGCGCACCCGGACGTCCGGTTCGTCGCCGCCGTCGCGCAGTCGGACCCCCAGGTCGACGGGGCGTACCGGCTGGCGGCCTACCTCGTGCTCACCGACGGCGCGGACATCCCGTCGGTCGCGGCGGCGGTCGGTGCCGGTCTGCCGGACTACCTGCGGCCGTCGCACTACGCCCAGGTCGACGCGATCCCGTTGACGGTGAACGGCAAGGCCGACACGTCGGCCTTGCCCGAAGCGCGGCCGCTCGGCACGCTGATGACCAAGGTCGAGCAGCGCGAGCTGACCGAGACCGAGACCCTGGTCAGGGAGATGTTCGCCGAGGCGCTCGACCTCGACGAGGACGAGGTGGGCATGGCGAGCGGCTTCACCGACCTGGGCGGGCACTCGATGCTCGCGGTGCGGCTGGCCGGTTTGCTCCGCCGCGAGTTCGGCCCGATCATCACCATCCGCGACCTGCTCGCCCTCTCCACCCCCGAAGCGATTGCGCAGCACCTTGACGAACACTGA